The DNA segment CGCGTCGCCGCGCTCGCGGCGCAGGGGGTGGTGCCGGGCCTCGGAACCGTGCTCGTCGGCGACGACCCGGGCTCGGCGTCGTACGTCGCGGGCAAGCACCGCGACTGCGCGGAGGTCGGCATCACGTCGCTGCGGGAGGACCTGCCCGCCTCGGCGAGCACCGACGACGTGCTCGCGGCCGTCGCACGGCTCAACGACGACCCGGCGTGCACCGGGTTCATCGTGCAGCTGCCGCTGCCGGCGCAGGTCGACCAGCAGGCGGTGCTCGAGGCCGTCGACCCCGACAAGGACGCCGACGGCCTGCACCCGACCAACCTCGGGCGGCTCGTGCTGCAGGTCTCCGGTGACATCACGACGCCGCTACCGTGCACGCCGCGCGGCATCGTCGAGCTGCTCGCGCGCTACGACGTGCCGCTCGCCGGTGCGGACGTGTGCGTGGTCGGCCGGGGCGTGACGGTCGGGCGACCCATCGGGCTGCTGCTGACCCGCCGGGGCGTCGACGCAACCGTGACGCTCACGCACACCCGCACCCGCGACCTCGCCGCCGCGGTGCGCCGGGCCGACGTCGTCGTGGCCGCCGCCGGAGCGGCGGGCACGATCCGCGCGGACTGGGTGAAGCCGGGTGCGGCCGTGCTCGACGTCGGCGTCACGCGTGTCGTCGACGAGGCGACCGGCAGGGCCCGGCTGGTCGGTGACGTCGACCCCGCGGTGCGCGACGTCGCGGGCTGGCTCGCGCCGATGCCCGGGGGAGTGGGCCCCATGACGCGGGCGATGCTGCTGGCCAACGTGGTCGACGCCGCGGAGCGGTCGCTCGCAGGCTGAGGGTCGGGACGGGGGACGGTCAGAACGCGTCGCCGCGGCGCCACGCCATCTCCTGCAGCGTCCAGCCGTTGCCGTCGGGGTCGGCGAAGCCGGCGTAGCGGACCCCGCCCCCGACGTCGACGACCTCGCCGACCTCCACCCCGGCGGCGAGCAGCGCGTGGCGCGCGGCGGCGATGTCCTCCACGACGAGGTGGAGTCCGCGCACGGACCCCGGCGTGCCGCCGTACGCCTCGAGCCCGGTGCCGAGGCCGACCGAGCAGCCGGACCCCGGTGGCGTGAGCTGCACGACCCGCACCCCCTCGGCCGGGGTGACGTCGACGTCGGCGAGGAAGCCGAGGCGCTCGACGTAGAACGCCTTCGACCGGTCGACGTCCGACACGGGCAGCGGGACGAGCTCGAGCTTCATGTGCATGCGGTCTCCTGCGGGTGGTGGGGCGGGGTGCCCGTCGCATCATCCGCCGTGGCACGCGCGAGCAGCCCGCGAGGGTCGTGCAGGACGCGTACCCCGTCGCGGAGGACGCCGGCTGTGCCGGGGTCCAGCGGTACGGCCGCCCAGGTGGGCGCGGTGACCCCGACGTCGACCTCCGAGCCGTCGGGACGCCGCAGGCGACGCTCGGTGAGCGGCCCCCACGCGCGGACCCGGACGGTGCTCACACCCGGTCCGAAAACGGCCGCCACCCAGGTGCCGTCGCCGAGAAGGGCGGCGGGGTCGTCGACGAGCAGGACGAGGTCGACGTCGGAGCCGGGCCCGGCCGTGCCCCGCGCCCGGGAGCCGACGAGCGCGACCGCCGCGACGTCCGGTCGGGTGCCGGCCCAGCGCGTGACGCCGGCGAGCAGGTCCTCCACCGCTCCGTCTGGGTCCGGCAGGCCTGGGCTCACCCGACGAACAGGCAGAAGGGGTGACCGGCCGGGTCGAGCCAGACCCGGACGTCCTCCTGCGGCTGGAAGTCCGCGAGCGTCGCACCCGCCTCGGCGGCGACCCGGCCCGCCGCCTCCAGGTCGTCGACCTCGATGTCGAGGTGCTGCTGCATCTGCTGGTCGCCCGGGCCCTGCGGCCACGTCGGCGCGACGTGGTCGGTCTCGAGCTGGAAGGACAGCCCGGCCGAGCCGTCCTCTGGGCGCAGCGTCGCCCACTCGGGGTCGTCGGTGACGATCGGCCAGCCGAGCAGCCGCTGGTAGAACCGCGCGAGCCCACGCGGGTCGGGCGTGCCGAGCACGGTCGAGCAGAGCCTCATGGGCTCGTCCTACACGTACCCGCCGACAGCGGCGAGCGCTACCGCCCGGCGAGCTGCACGAGCCGTCGCTCCGCGAGCGTCGCGAGGAGGGCCGCGCCGTCGGTGAGCACCGAGTCGTCGAACCCGGCCAGCGGGGAGTGGTTGTCCGGTGCGGTCTCCCAGTCGCGGCCCTCCAGGCACGCACCGAGGAACACCATGACCCCGGGCACGGCGTCGATCACGCGGCTGAAGTCCTCCGCGCCCGCGATCGGGTCGGGCATGTCGATCCACCGGTCGGCGCCGAACAGCCCGGTGGCGACCTCGCGCGCGAAGTCGAGCTCGCGGGCGTCGTTGACCGTCACGGGGTACTCGGGCTCGAGCACGACGTCCGCCTCGAGCCCGTGCGCGGCGGCGACGCCCTCGCAGTAGCGGACGAGCGCGGTGTGCAGGCGCTCCCGGACCTCCGGGTCGGTGGTGCGGATCGTCGCCTCGGCGTACGCGGTCGACGGGATGATGTTGCGCCGGGTGCCCGCCTCGACCTTGCCGAAGGTGACGAGCCCCGTCTCGAACGGCCCGACGGTCCGACCGGCGACGGCCTGCGCGCCCAGCACGATCTCGCCGATCGCGGGGACCGGGTCCGCGGCGCGGTGCGGTGCGGAGCCGTGCCCGCCGCGCCCGCGCAGCGTGACGAACAGGCCGTCGGAGGCCGACAGCAGCGGCCCCGGCCGCGAGGCGACGGCGCCCCGCGGGGCGAGCGCGGACATGACGTGCAGCGCGTAGGCGGCGTCCGCGCGGCGTCCCGCTGCCTCGAGGACACCCTCGCGGATCATGTGGCCGGCCCCGTCCCAGCCCTCCTCGCCGGGCTGGAACATGAGGACGACGTCGCCCGGCAGGTTGCCGCGCTGGGCGGCGAGCAGGTGCGCCGCCCCGACCAGCGAGGTCACGTGCAGGTCGTGCCCGCACGCGTGCATGACGCCGTCGACCTCGCTGCGGTAGGGGACGTCGAGCTCCTCGGTGAGCGGCAGCGCGTCCATGTCGGCGCGCAGCAGCACGACGGGCCGCTGCCCGGGCGCCGCACGGTGCCCGCGGCGCCCCGTGTCGCCCTCGCCGCGCAGCACCGCGGTGACGCTCGACAGCGAGTCACCGGTGCGGATCTCGAGGTCGAGGCCCTGCAGGGCCTCGAGCACGGTCTGCTGCGTGCGGGGCAGGTGCAGGCCCACCTCGGGGTGGCGGTGGATGCGGTGACGGAGCCGGACGAGGTCGTCGGTGAGGGCCAGGGCGTCGTCGGCGACGGTGCTCGAGGGCACGGACGGGCTCGTCATACCGCCACCCTATGGTGGGGCGCCGTGCTGGTCGTCGCGAGCGTCAACGTCAACGGGATCAGGGCTGCGCACCGTCGCGGCATGCCGGAGTGGCTGCAGCAGCGCGACCCGGACGTGCTGCTCCTGCAGGAGGTCCGCGCCGACGCGGACACCGTCGCGGAGCAGCTCGGCGAGGGCTGGCACGTGGTCGAGGCGGTGTGCGCGCAGAAGGGCCGCTCCGGCGTCGCCGTCGCGTCGCGGCGTCCGCTGCGCGACGCGGTCCTCACCCTGCCCGGCTTCGAGACCGACGGACGCTGGGTCGAGGCGACGGTCGGCGACGGTCCGGACGCCGTCCGCTGCGCGAGCGTCTACGTGCACTCCGGCGAGGCCGGCACCGACCGCCAGGTCGACAAGATGCGCTTCCTCGCGGCCATGAGCGTCCGCCTCGGGGAGCTCCGCGCCGCCGAGGCGGCGGGCGGTCCGCCCGTCGTGGTGGCCGGCGACCTCAACATCGGCCACACCGAGCGCGACATCCGGAACTGGAAGGGCAACCGCGGCAAGGCGGGCTTCCTGCCGGAGGAGCGGGCGTTCCTCGACGCCTGGTACGCCTCCGGCTGGGTCGACGTGTCGCGGCGGCTGCACGGCGACGTCGAGGGACCGTTCTCGTGGTGGTCGTGGCGCGGCAAGGCGTTCGACACCGACGCCGGGTGGCGCATCGACGTGCACGTCGCCACGGAGAAGCTGGCGGCGACGGCCCGGTTCAGCGACGTCGACCGCGCGGTGGCCTACGACCGTCGCTTCAGCGACCACGCGCCCGTGGTCGTCGGCTACGACGTCTGAGCGCCAGGACCTCAGGGACGCTCAGCCGACCTCGCGCAGCTCCCACTCGACGCCGTCGGGGGTGTCGCGCACCTCGACGCCGAGCCCGGTGAGACCGTCGCGGACCGCGTCGCTCGTCGCGAAGTCCTTCGCGCCGCGCGCGCGGGCCCGCAGCTCAAGCAGCAGCCCGACGTAGCCCCCGACGACCTCGCGCGGGTCCCTGGCCCCGGTGCGGGCGAGGTCGCCGAGGCGCACGACCATCGCGCGCAGCACGCGGCGGGCGTGGTCCCGGTCGTCGCTCTGCAGGCTGTCGGTGAGCCAGTCCTGCATCGCCTGCTCGACCGCGAGCAGCGCGGCGACGGCGCCGTCGACGTCCGGGGCGGCCATCGCGGCGTCGAAGCGCTCGCGCTCGGCGTCGACCGCGGCCCGCAGCGACGTGGCCGCGGCGGGTGCGGCCGCGTCGTCGGGCTGGGCGGCGAGGTCGGCGTCCGCCGGTGACGGCGCGGCGGGGGCCGGGGGCGCGGCGCCGGGCTCGGCGGCACCGCGGCCGGCCAGGGCGTCGGCGAGCCAGCCGGTCTCCACGACCTGCCCGTCGGTGAGCACGACCTGTCGGTCCCGGTACCGCAGGGTCACCGTGCCGTTGCCCCGCACCGTCGCCGTGCCCGCCGGGAGGTCGAGGAGCAGCGCGGTGTGCTCGTCGACCCCGAGGACGCCGACGTCCTCGGGGAGCATCTCCTCCATCGCCTGCAGCCGCCGGGCGCCGAGGTAGCAGTACCGGGTG comes from the Aquipuribacter sp. SD81 genome and includes:
- a CDS encoding bifunctional methylenetetrahydrofolate dehydrogenase/methenyltetrahydrofolate cyclohydrolase, whose translation is MSATLLDGKATAAAIRSELTSRVAALAAQGVVPGLGTVLVGDDPGSASYVAGKHRDCAEVGITSLREDLPASASTDDVLAAVARLNDDPACTGFIVQLPLPAQVDQQAVLEAVDPDKDADGLHPTNLGRLVLQVSGDITTPLPCTPRGIVELLARYDVPLAGADVCVVGRGVTVGRPIGLLLTRRGVDATVTLTHTRTRDLAAAVRRADVVVAAAGAAGTIRADWVKPGAAVLDVGVTRVVDEATGRARLVGDVDPAVRDVAGWLAPMPGGVGPMTRAMLLANVVDAAERSLAG
- a CDS encoding VOC family protein, translated to MHMKLELVPLPVSDVDRSKAFYVERLGFLADVDVTPAEGVRVVQLTPPGSGCSVGLGTGLEAYGGTPGSVRGLHLVVEDIAAARHALLAAGVEVGEVVDVGGGVRYAGFADPDGNGWTLQEMAWRRGDAF
- a CDS encoding nucleotidyltransferase domain-containing protein: MSPGLPDPDGAVEDLLAGVTRWAGTRPDVAAVALVGSRARGTAGPGSDVDLVLLVDDPAALLGDGTWVAAVFGPGVSTVRVRAWGPLTERRLRRPDGSEVDVGVTAPTWAAVPLDPGTAGVLRDGVRVLHDPRGLLARATADDATGTPPHHPQETACT
- a CDS encoding VOC family protein — protein: MRLCSTVLGTPDPRGLARFYQRLLGWPIVTDDPEWATLRPEDGSAGLSFQLETDHVAPTWPQGPGDQQMQQHLDIEVDDLEAAGRVAAEAGATLADFQPQEDVRVWLDPAGHPFCLFVG
- a CDS encoding M20 metallopeptidase family protein, producing the protein MTSPSVPSSTVADDALALTDDLVRLRHRIHRHPEVGLHLPRTQQTVLEALQGLDLEIRTGDSLSSVTAVLRGEGDTGRRGHRAAPGQRPVVLLRADMDALPLTEELDVPYRSEVDGVMHACGHDLHVTSLVGAAHLLAAQRGNLPGDVVLMFQPGEEGWDGAGHMIREGVLEAAGRRADAAYALHVMSALAPRGAVASRPGPLLSASDGLFVTLRGRGGHGSAPHRAADPVPAIGEIVLGAQAVAGRTVGPFETGLVTFGKVEAGTRRNIIPSTAYAEATIRTTDPEVRERLHTALVRYCEGVAAAHGLEADVVLEPEYPVTVNDARELDFAREVATGLFGADRWIDMPDPIAGAEDFSRVIDAVPGVMVFLGACLEGRDWETAPDNHSPLAGFDDSVLTDGAALLATLAERRLVQLAGR
- a CDS encoding exodeoxyribonuclease III, which gives rise to MVVASVNVNGIRAAHRRGMPEWLQQRDPDVLLLQEVRADADTVAEQLGEGWHVVEAVCAQKGRSGVAVASRRPLRDAVLTLPGFETDGRWVEATVGDGPDAVRCASVYVHSGEAGTDRQVDKMRFLAAMSVRLGELRAAEAAGGPPVVVAGDLNIGHTERDIRNWKGNRGKAGFLPEERAFLDAWYASGWVDVSRRLHGDVEGPFSWWSWRGKAFDTDAGWRIDVHVATEKLAATARFSDVDRAVAYDRRFSDHAPVVVGYDV
- a CDS encoding CysS/YqeB C-terminal domain-containing protein; the encoded protein is MSRIVVMGSGETAPTMVRTHRAVLADTFEQGGAGTALVLDTTFGFQDNADELVQKTLQYFEQAVGRRVDVAPWRRAGTGAEAERTLALLEQARWLFAGPGSPTYALRQWRGTAVAAAMLDVVRREGTLVVGSAAACTVGSHAVPVYEIYKAGADLHWADGLDVLGEATGVRAALVPHFDNAEGGTYDTRYCYLGARRLQAMEEMLPEDVGVLGVDEHTALLLDLPAGTATVRGNGTVTLRYRDRQVVLTDGQVVETGWLADALAGRGAAEPGAAPPAPAAPSPADADLAAQPDDAAAPAAATSLRAAVDAERERFDAAMAAPDVDGAVAALLAVEQAMQDWLTDSLQSDDRDHARRVLRAMVVRLGDLARTGARDPREVVGGYVGLLLELRARARGAKDFATSDAVRDGLTGLGVEVRDTPDGVEWELREVG